One Methylobacterium oryzae DNA window includes the following coding sequences:
- the purN gene encoding phosphoribosylglycinamide formyltransferase — protein sequence MASARKTRVAILISGRGSNMLALLEAAKDPAFPAEIVLVLSNRPEAAGLAQAAEAGIPTQAIDHRAFADRAGFDAALDAALRAAEVDLVCLAGFMRILTTDFVASWAGRMLNIHPSLLPLFKGTHTHRQALDAGVRLHGCTVHFVVPELDAGPIVAQVAVPVRQDDDPDSLADRVIVQERRLYPAVLALVAGGRARLDGDRVVIDERAPDGALFSL from the coding sequence ATGGCGTCCGCCCGCAAGACCCGCGTCGCGATCCTCATCTCGGGGCGCGGCTCGAACATGCTGGCGCTGCTGGAAGCCGCGAAGGATCCCGCCTTCCCGGCCGAGATCGTGCTGGTCCTGTCGAACCGCCCGGAGGCCGCCGGCCTCGCCCAAGCGGCCGAGGCCGGCATCCCGACGCAGGCCATCGATCACCGGGCCTTCGCCGACCGGGCCGGTTTCGACGCCGCCCTCGACGCGGCGCTGCGGGCGGCCGAGGTCGACCTCGTCTGCCTCGCGGGCTTCATGCGGATCCTGACGACCGACTTCGTTGCGTCCTGGGCCGGCCGGATGCTCAACATCCACCCGTCGCTCCTGCCCCTGTTCAAGGGCACCCACACGCACCGGCAGGCGCTGGACGCGGGCGTGCGCCTTCACGGCTGCACGGTCCACTTCGTGGTGCCGGAACTCGACGCCGGACCGATCGTCGCCCAGGTTGCGGTCCCGGTCCGCCAGGACGACGATCCCGACAGCCTCGCCGACCGCGTGATCGTGCAGGAGCGGCGGCTCTACCCCGCGGTGCTCGCCCTGGTGGCGGGCGGCCGCGCCCGTCTGGACGGCGATCGCGTCGTGATCGACGAGAGGGCGCCGGACGGCGCTCTGTTCAGCCTCTAG
- a CDS encoding FUSC family protein, with protein sequence MAEAPAGSVADRRPEPLGDRVLAFLDAWVPKPAAWAFALRIWMAMMLALAAAFWLQLDSASSAATCVAILAQPKRGQAISKAVYRLLGTLVGAAVALVFMALFGQDRVLLLLSFTVWLGLCVFVAQFLQDTRAYGAMLSGYTVAIIALGQIDDPQGTFDAAVSRVAAIVLGIVVITFINDALASPSTWRALLPQLRAAWDQTRGYARETLASGDLGAPRTAALIRAIAPMRADASAIAGELDDGRYRAAGARSCIAALYVMAASIRGLGAAAASLRDPSPAVAEAMAICRRVADAPDPDALDRDDERLRDLVDAAIRDGTRPLDEVVVLQRALDFVCAATFAQDGIRAVADGHRPLRDAELPTHRDFPVALRGALRVALSFAVTAATFAALGLPQASFALVQVAATAALSSMTPDPKKFANGVVVGMTLAAALAGIARFALLNGVQGFPMLALVMAPVIFLGCFLSLNPKTFGVGFILIVFFPVLLGPSNPQTYDALSFLLNAFLVVVAAVILSIIVRLILPISPAQQRVFALGSARRALADALVGQGGDATTRTSLNADRLFQFAAYSSGSAAVRQANLHHAFALARLEAAAARAHAELRRLWSVKALRGAIPRARDALAAGDDRGLEMAARDLIRAASSQDRAVRLTTARAASDLVTASRTIARHRRFLQRLDIALF encoded by the coding sequence ATGGCTGAGGCCCCCGCCGGCTCCGTCGCAGATCGCCGCCCCGAACCGCTCGGCGACCGCGTCCTGGCGTTCCTCGATGCCTGGGTGCCGAAGCCGGCCGCCTGGGCCTTCGCGCTGCGGATCTGGATGGCCATGATGCTGGCGCTGGCCGCCGCATTCTGGCTCCAGCTCGACAGCGCCTCGTCCGCCGCCACCTGCGTGGCGATCCTCGCCCAGCCCAAGCGGGGGCAGGCGATCTCGAAGGCGGTCTACCGCCTGCTCGGCACGCTCGTCGGCGCGGCGGTGGCGCTCGTCTTCATGGCGCTCTTCGGCCAGGACCGGGTGCTGCTGCTCCTCAGCTTCACCGTCTGGCTCGGCCTCTGCGTCTTCGTCGCCCAGTTTCTGCAGGACACGCGGGCCTACGGCGCGATGCTGTCCGGCTACACTGTGGCGATCATCGCGCTCGGCCAGATCGACGATCCGCAGGGGACCTTCGACGCCGCCGTGTCCCGCGTCGCCGCGATCGTGCTCGGCATCGTCGTGATCACCTTCATCAACGACGCCCTCGCCTCGCCGAGCACGTGGCGGGCGCTGCTGCCGCAGCTGCGCGCGGCCTGGGACCAGACGCGCGGCTACGCCCGCGAGACTCTGGCGTCGGGGGATCTCGGCGCCCCGCGCACCGCCGCGCTGATCCGCGCCATCGCGCCGATGCGGGCCGATGCCAGCGCCATCGCGGGCGAGCTGGACGACGGCCGGTACCGCGCGGCCGGCGCGCGCAGCTGCATCGCCGCGCTCTACGTGATGGCGGCGTCGATCCGCGGCCTCGGGGCCGCGGCCGCGTCCCTGCGCGATCCGAGCCCGGCCGTCGCGGAGGCGATGGCGATCTGCCGGCGGGTGGCCGACGCGCCCGATCCCGACGCCCTCGACCGAGACGACGAGCGCCTGCGCGACTTGGTCGACGCGGCTATCCGCGACGGGACCCGTCCCCTCGATGAGGTCGTTGTGCTCCAGCGCGCCCTCGACTTCGTCTGCGCCGCGACCTTCGCGCAGGACGGCATCCGCGCCGTCGCCGACGGCCACAGGCCTCTGCGCGACGCCGAACTGCCGACGCACCGCGATTTCCCGGTCGCCCTCCGCGGCGCCCTGCGGGTGGCCCTGAGTTTCGCGGTCACCGCCGCCACCTTCGCGGCGCTCGGCCTGCCCCAGGCCTCGTTCGCACTGGTCCAGGTGGCCGCCACCGCGGCCCTGTCGTCGATGACGCCGGACCCGAAGAAGTTCGCGAACGGCGTCGTCGTCGGCATGACGCTGGCCGCCGCCCTGGCGGGCATCGCCCGGTTCGCGCTCCTCAACGGTGTCCAGGGCTTCCCGATGCTGGCGCTCGTGATGGCGCCGGTGATCTTCCTGGGCTGCTTCCTCTCGCTGAACCCGAAGACCTTCGGGGTCGGCTTCATCCTGATCGTGTTCTTCCCCGTCCTGCTGGGGCCCTCGAACCCGCAGACCTACGACGCCCTGAGCTTTCTGCTGAACGCGTTCCTCGTCGTCGTGGCGGCCGTGATCCTGTCGATCATCGTCCGCCTCATCCTGCCGATCTCGCCGGCCCAGCAGCGGGTCTTCGCCCTCGGTTCGGCGCGGCGGGCGCTCGCCGACGCCCTCGTCGGCCAGGGCGGCGACGCCACCACCCGCACGAGCCTGAATGCCGACCGGCTGTTCCAGTTCGCCGCCTACAGCTCGGGGAGCGCGGCGGTGCGGCAAGCGAACCTGCACCACGCCTTCGCCCTCGCCCGCCTGGAGGCCGCCGCCGCCCGGGCCCACGCGGAACTGCGCCGCCTCTGGTCGGTCAAAGCCCTGCGCGGCGCGATCCCGCGGGCGCGGGACGCCCTCGCGGCAGGCGACGATCGCGGGCTCGAGATGGCGGCGCGCGACCTAATCCGCGCCGCCTCCAGCCAGGACCGGGCGGTGCG
- the purM gene encoding phosphoribosylformylglycinamidine cyclo-ligase, with protein MTAKDGNEPKTGLTYAAAGVDIDAGNAMVETIKPLVRSTRRPGADAEIGGFGGLFDLKAAGFRDPILVAANDGVGTKVKIAIETGRHDTIGIDLVAMCVNDIIVQGAEPLFFLDYYATGKLVPGVGADIVRGIAEGCRQAGCALIGGETAEMPGLYDGSDYDLAGFSVGAAERGALLPRLGIRPGDVVLGLPSSGVHSNGFSLVRRIVAKTGLGWDAPAPFAPGRSLGEALLEPTRIYVKPLLAALGATDGIRALAHITGGGFPDNLPRVLPDEVGIAVDLDAVTPPPVFGWLAREGGVAEAEMLRTFNCGIGMVVIAAADAVDDVDEALTRAGETPVRLGRITARGPEPVTFSGRLAL; from the coding sequence ATGACGGCCAAGGACGGCAACGAGCCGAAGACGGGGCTGACCTACGCGGCGGCGGGCGTCGATATCGATGCCGGCAACGCCATGGTCGAGACGATCAAGCCGCTGGTGCGCTCGACCCGGCGCCCGGGCGCCGACGCCGAGATCGGCGGGTTCGGCGGCCTGTTCGACCTGAAGGCCGCGGGCTTCCGCGACCCGATCCTGGTCGCCGCCAACGACGGCGTCGGCACCAAGGTCAAGATCGCCATCGAGACCGGACGCCACGACACGATCGGCATCGACCTCGTGGCGATGTGCGTGAACGACATCATCGTCCAGGGCGCCGAGCCGCTGTTCTTCCTCGACTACTACGCGACCGGCAAGCTGGTCCCCGGCGTCGGCGCCGACATCGTGCGCGGCATCGCCGAGGGCTGCCGGCAGGCCGGCTGCGCGCTGATCGGCGGCGAGACCGCCGAGATGCCGGGCCTCTACGACGGGTCCGACTACGACCTCGCGGGCTTCTCGGTCGGCGCCGCCGAGCGCGGCGCGCTTCTACCGCGGCTTGGCATCCGGCCCGGAGACGTCGTGCTCGGCCTGCCCTCCTCCGGCGTCCATTCCAACGGCTTCTCGCTGGTCCGCCGGATCGTCGCGAAGACGGGTCTCGGCTGGGACGCGCCGGCCCCGTTCGCCCCGGGCCGCAGCCTCGGCGAGGCGCTGCTGGAGCCGACCCGGATCTACGTGAAGCCGCTGCTCGCGGCGCTGGGCGCCACCGACGGGATCCGGGCGCTCGCCCACATCACGGGCGGCGGCTTCCCCGACAACCTCCCCCGGGTCCTGCCGGACGAAGTCGGCATCGCCGTCGACCTCGATGCCGTGACCCCGCCGCCGGTCTTCGGCTGGCTCGCCCGCGAGGGCGGCGTCGCCGAGGCCGAGATGCTGCGGACCTTCAACTGCGGGATCGGCATGGTGGTGATCGCCGCCGCCGACGCGGTCGACGACGTCGACGAGGCCCTGACCCGGGCCGGCGAGACCCCGGTCCGCCTCGGACGGATCACGGCGCGCGGCCCCGAGCCGGTGACCTTCAGCGGCCGCCTCGCCCTGTGA
- a CDS encoding DUF2147 domain-containing protein, giving the protein MRLALSASLLLAGLTAASADTGKDPSGTWLTGDGRAKIRIDRCGPGQKLVCGKVVWLKTPTFDNGAPRTDLKNPDPKKRARPVIGLQLIEGLKPDDAKFTGELYNIEEGKIYTVSLERESEAELNVSGCMLKILCGSQTWTRVPDVNQQAANKN; this is encoded by the coding sequence ATGCGACTCGCTCTCAGCGCCAGCCTGCTTCTCGCCGGCCTCACCGCCGCCTCCGCCGACACGGGCAAGGACCCGTCCGGCACCTGGCTCACCGGCGACGGCCGCGCCAAGATCCGGATCGACCGCTGCGGCCCCGGCCAGAAGCTGGTCTGCGGCAAGGTCGTCTGGCTCAAGACGCCGACCTTCGACAACGGCGCCCCGCGCACCGACCTCAAGAATCCCGACCCGAAGAAGCGCGCCCGTCCGGTAATCGGTCTCCAGCTGATCGAAGGTCTGAAGCCGGACGACGCGAAGTTCACCGGCGAGCTCTACAATATCGAGGAAGGCAAGATCTACACGGTCAGCCTCGAGCGGGAGAGCGAGGCCGAGCTCAACGTGTCGGGCTGCATGCTCAAGATCCTGTGCGGGTCGCAGACCTGGACGCGCGTGCCGGACGTGAACCAGCAGGCCGCCAACAAGAACTGA
- a CDS encoding glutathione S-transferase N-terminal domain-containing protein, with translation MAAVSGRPIDVHTWSTPNGWKIPIMLEECGLPYRIVPVDIAKNEQFAPDFLAISPNNKIPAIVDPDGPGGLPISVFESGAILQYLGRKTGQFYPTDERARVAVDEWLFWQVAGFGPMLGQTHHFKIYAPEKLPYAIDRFTAEAKRLYGVLERRLEGRAFLAEDYSVADIATFTWAKLNFKQGVDIDTLPNVARWLESILARPAVQRGLAAI, from the coding sequence ATGGCAGCGGTGTCCGGGCGGCCGATCGACGTCCACACATGGAGTACGCCGAACGGCTGGAAGATCCCGATCATGCTGGAGGAGTGCGGGCTCCCCTATCGCATCGTTCCCGTGGACATCGCGAAGAACGAGCAGTTCGCGCCCGACTTCCTGGCGATCTCGCCCAACAACAAGATCCCGGCCATCGTCGATCCGGACGGTCCGGGCGGACTGCCGATCTCGGTCTTCGAATCAGGCGCGATCCTGCAGTATCTCGGCCGGAAGACCGGGCAGTTCTACCCGACCGACGAGCGCGCCCGCGTGGCGGTCGACGAATGGCTGTTCTGGCAGGTGGCGGGCTTCGGGCCGATGCTCGGGCAGACGCACCACTTCAAGATCTATGCGCCCGAGAAGCTGCCTTACGCGATCGACCGATTCACCGCCGAGGCCAAGCGCCTCTACGGCGTGCTGGAGCGGCGCCTCGAGGGGCGCGCCTTCCTGGCCGAGGACTACTCCGTCGCCGACATCGCGACGTTCACTTGGGCGAAGCTCAACTTCAAGCAGGGTGTCGACATCGACACCCTCCCGAACGTCGCCCGGTGGCTCGAGAGCATCCTGGCGAGGCCGGCAGTGCAGCGCGGCCTCGCGGCGATCTGA
- the ndk gene encoding nucleoside-diphosphate kinase, translating into MATERTFSILKPDATRRNLTGAVNAVIEEAGLRIVGQRRIRMTKEQAEKFYEVHKERPFFGELVTFMTSGPVVVQVLEGENAVAKYREVMGATNPAQAAEGTIRKKFAESVGENTVHGSDSAENAKLEIAQFFKDSDIAA; encoded by the coding sequence ATGGCCACCGAGCGCACCTTCTCGATCCTGAAGCCCGACGCGACGCGGCGGAACCTGACCGGCGCGGTCAACGCCGTCATCGAGGAGGCCGGCCTGCGCATCGTCGGCCAGCGCCGCATCCGCATGACCAAGGAGCAGGCCGAGAAGTTCTACGAGGTGCACAAGGAGCGCCCGTTCTTCGGCGAGCTCGTGACCTTCATGACCTCCGGCCCGGTGGTGGTTCAGGTCCTCGAGGGCGAGAACGCCGTCGCCAAGTACCGTGAGGTGATGGGTGCCACGAACCCGGCCCAGGCCGCCGAGGGCACGATCCGCAAGAAGTTCGCCGAGTCCGTCGGCGAGAACACCGTCCACGGCTCCGACAGCGCCGAGAACGCCAAGCTCGAGATCGCGCAGTTCTTCAAGGATTCCGACATCGCCGCCTGA